TCCCCCCTGGCAAAAATAGGCGACAAGGGGCTTTTTGTTAAAGAGATCGAGATGGCTCTGATAAAGGGCGAGATTGACCTTGCCGTCCACAGCGCCAAGGACCTGCCGTCAGATATGGACAAACGCCTCTGTATTGCTGCATATACTCAGCGTGAGGACCCACGTGACGCGCTCATCTCCAAAGTTGGGAAGTTGAGCGAACTGCCCCGAGGCGCGTCGGTCGGCACGAGCAGCTCCAGACGCCGGGCACAGATACTTCATGTGCGCCCCGATCTGAATATTCTCGATCTCCGGGGAAACCTCGACACACGCCTCAAGAAGCTTTGCGGGCCCGAATATGACGCAATTATCCTGGCTTGTGCAGGACTTCGCCGCCTGAACCTAGAATCCCGAATTAGTGAGGCTCTCTCCATCGACATCTCGATCCCGGCGGCAGGGCAGGGCGCACTGGCTGTCCAGTGTAGAGTTGGAGATCATATAGCGGATATCGTATCGAGCCTGGATCATGCTCAAACTCGCCGATGCTTAGGAGCCGAGAGAGCTTTGATAGCCGCGCTGGGAGCGGGCTGCCGGACACCAGTCGGGGCGAATGCGCGTGAGATCAATGAGATATTGACACTTGACGCGATGGTCGCGGCTGTCGACGGTTCGCGCGTGATCAGAAGAAGCTTGAGCGGCAATATCGACGAATGGGAAGACGTCGGCAGGCGCGTAGCGGATGAATTGTTGAGTGCCGGCGCAGAAGGTTTACTTGAGGAAGCAAGGCGGGGAGCGACTAATGATATTGGAGCGGCTGGATAGTTGATTATTGATGTAGATGTATTGGTGCTGGGCACCGGGATTGCGGGTCTGAGCTTTGCGCTGCGGGCGTCGGAGTCGGGTCATGTTGCGCTTGTCACTAAAAAGAGCGACACCGAATCGAACACGAACTACGCCCAGGGCGGGATAGCCGCCGTCATGGACCCCAACGACACTTTTGATGCGCACATAAGAGATACTCATGTGGCTGGAGCATTTATTTGTCATGAAGATGCGGTCGAGATACTCGTAGAGGAGGGACCGGATCGCATCAGGGAGCTTATGGAGCTTGGAGTCCGGTTTACTCGTTCTTCGACTTCACCTGAGCCGACCCGTCTCGATCTGGGCCGTGAAGGAGGACACTCCACAAGGCGCATTGTCCATGCCGCCGACCTCACAGGCCGCGAGATAGAGCGCGCGCTGGTCTCTCAGGTGAAGGGCAATTATGATATACGTGTCTTTGAGCACGACCATGCAATCGATCTTATTACTGAGCGCGTGGGCGATAAAATCGTCTGCAGGGGCGCGCACGTTCTCGACTCCGAGACGGGCGATGTTATGAGCTTTCGCGCAAAGGTCACCATGCTCGCTACAGGCGGCCTGAACAGGATTTACCTGCACACGACAAACCCCGACATCGCGACAGGTGACGGCGTAGCTATGGCGTACCGTGCAGGTGCCGTGATCGCAAATTTGGAATTTATACAGTTCCACCCGACCACGCTTTATGTCGAAAACCCTGAACCGGGCGCGCGCTCGTTCCTGATATCCGAAGCCGTAAGGGGTGAGGGCGGTATACTGCGTCTTGGCAGCGGCGAGACATTCATGGAGAAATATCATGAAATGGGATGTTTGGCCCCACGAGATGTTGTTGCGCGCGCGATAGACTCAGAGCTTAAAAAGAGCGGTGATGAGTGCGTATATCTGGATGTTACTCACCTTGATCCTGAGATGGTCAAGCATCACTTCCCATATATCTATGAGAGCTGCCTGAAAGCCGGGATCGATATCACTCGCGACTGGATTCCGGTCGTACCGGCGGCGCATTACTCCTGCGGCGGTGTGGTGGTCGATACAAACGGCTGCACCTCTATTGAAAACCTCTATGCATGCGGCGAAGTGTCCTGCACGGGAGTTCACGGCGCGAACAGACTTGCCAGCAATTCGCTTTTGGAGGCGATTGTGTTTGCCAGACGCGCGAGCCTTGATGTCGAGCACAAGATCGGCTCTATCGATTATGCCGATGTGGATGAGTTCCCGGCAGGTAAACACAATAAGCGCATCGACCCTGCTCTGATTGAGGAGATGATCGCTCGATTGCAGAAAGTGATGTGGAAATATGTCGGCATAGTCAGGACAAACGAGCGCCTTGAGACGGCACTGGCTGAAATCCGAGATATCCGGCGTCAGGCGGATGAGTTATATGTCTCGGGCAGGCTCACAGCGAGGCTGCTCGAAGTGCGAAATATGGCTCTTACAGCCGAACTCTTAATTCTGTCGGCACTGTGGCGCAAGGAGAGCCGGGGTCTGCATTATAACCTGGATTACCCGGACCTCGACGATGCCAACTTCAAGCGCGATACAATACTCGTCAAGAACGGGCAAAACCTGCCCGAAATGGCTCCCACAAATGGCTGACAAGCGCTCAATGACAGGCAAGGTGTATCTGATCGGAGCGGGTCCAGGCGACCCTGGGCTGATTACCGTTCGGGGTCTGGAACTGCTCCGGCGATGTAATGTCGTCGTCACAGACAGGCTGGCAAATCCTCTGCTTCTCGAACATGTGCAATTCGGCGCGGAGATAATTTACGCGGGCAAAGAGTCGCGTGATCACACACTTACACAGGACGAGATAAATGCAGTCCTGATCGAGCAGGCGAAGCAGGGTAAGAGTGTAGCCAGACTCAAGGGCGGCGACCCGTTTGTGTTCGGCCGGGGCGGCGAGGAGGCTGTTGCGCTTGCCGAAGCCGGGATCGAGTTCGAGGTAGTGCCCGGTGTGAGTTCATCCGTGGCTGCCGCGGCATATGCAGGTATTCCCGTCACTCACAGGTCACTCGCGTCTTCATTTGCAGTCATCACAGGTCATGAGTCTCCCGATAAGTCCGATTCAGATATCAAGTGGGACAAGATATCGACCGGCGTCGACACTCTGGTCTTTTTGATGGGGATTGAGAACCTGCCGCATATCGTTGAGAGCTTAGTCGATAATGGCCGCGACCCTAAGACCCCGGTCGCGGTGATTCAATGGGGGACCCACACATCTCAGAGGACTGTAACAGGCACTCTCGATGACATTATTCGAAAGTGCGAGGGCGAGCAGATTAGGCCTCCGGCGGTAACAGTCGTAGGCGAGGTTGTAAATCTCCGCGAGACGATCTCCTGGTTTGAGAAGAAACCCCTCTTCGGCAGGCGCATACTTGTGACCAGAGATAAGCACCAGGCTGGTGAGCTTTCTGAAATGCTCTTGGAACTTGGCGCGTATGTAGTCGAAGTCCCAGTAATCAAGATCAAAGCTCCTCCTGATTATTCTCTGATAGATGCCGCATTCGAAAAGCCGGGTGGTTTCGATTGGATCATTTTCACTAGTGTTAACGGTGCATATGGATTCATGAAACGTCTGATCCTGCTTGATAAAGACATTCGCGTTATCGGCAATGCAAAACTGGCTGCGATAGGTCCTGAAACAGCCAACACTCTCAGGGCATTTCAACTCAAGGTCGATTATGTGCCGTCGAAGTATGTCGCAGAGGAATTCGTAAACCAGTTCCCCGAAGATGTGAGAGGCAAGTCTATTCTCATTCCCAGAGCCCTGAATGCGCGTGATGTAATTCCCGAGGGCTTAAGAGCCAAAGGTGCTGAAGTAGTTGTCGCGCCGGTGTATGAAACGGTCACAAATTATGATCGCACTGAAGACCTGCGCGTGCAACTATCAGCCAATAACTTAGACATAGTTACACTAACCAGCACTTCTACTGTTAATAGTTTTATAGAGCTTGCCGGTAATATTGAACTTCCCAAAAATATAACTATCGCATGTATCGGCCCGATCACTGCGCAAGCAACGAGAGCGCACGGCCTGGAACCGGATATTGTCGCCGAAGATTACACAATCGAGGGTCTGGTGCAGGCCTTACTTGCTTAACCCAAGCAGCCTCTCGGCATTCTTACAAAGTACGAGTTCCATCTCATCGTCAGTAAGGCCGAGTTCCATAAGGTGTCTTATTATGGCCGATGGTCTGTCCAGAGGCGCATCCGTTCCAAAGAGAATATGCTCAGCGCCGTGGCGTCGTATTATCCTGAAAGCCTGTTCCTTCGAGATTCCACGGCCAAAACAGGCGGACGTGTCGAAATAAATATCTTTACCGACCAGATATTCCTCAGCCAAATCCCACATCAGATATCCGCCCATGTGCGCTGCGTTGATCGTCAGATTGGGAAAGTTCTGGTGGACGCGAAGTATCCTGTCGGGAGTCGCCCTTTGTATCTCAAACGGCGTGCTTTCATTGCCTGCATGAAGTGTTAAGATCAATCTGCCCTGCGCAGCTTCGTAGATCGGAAACATCTTCGGGTCATCGACATATGTGTCCTGCCAGTTCGAGTGAATTTTAATTCCCGGCAGCCCTGATGAAATGATTTTCTCTATCTGGCCGTCTACATCTTTATAGCCCGGATGAATGCCGCCGAATGAGATTATGCGGCTGTCGGTATGGGATGCGGCCCAGTCGTTGATGCTTTCGACTTGGCTGGATTTAGTGGCTATCGGCGCAATGACTGCTAGTCTCACACCGTCTTTTTCCAACATGTCAAGCAAGCCTACAATAGTCCCGTCATAAGCAGGCATGAGGTTATTGGCACTGTAGACGTTCTCAATAGCTCGCTGTGCAACATTGTCCGGATAGACGTGCACGTGGAAGTCGATTACTTTACCGAAATATTGTGTCTGATCGCATGGCATATATCTATTTTATCATAATCAGGGAGGATATTTCGTGACCGGTATATAACTTCTTATCGACACGGAAGTATACGTAGTATG
The DNA window shown above is from Armatimonadota bacterium and carries:
- the cobA gene encoding uroporphyrinogen-III C-methyltransferase is translated as MADKRSMTGKVYLIGAGPGDPGLITVRGLELLRRCNVVVTDRLANPLLLEHVQFGAEIIYAGKESRDHTLTQDEINAVLIEQAKQGKSVARLKGGDPFVFGRGGEEAVALAEAGIEFEVVPGVSSSVAAAAYAGIPVTHRSLASSFAVITGHESPDKSDSDIKWDKISTGVDTLVFLMGIENLPHIVESLVDNGRDPKTPVAVIQWGTHTSQRTVTGTLDDIIRKCEGEQIRPPAVTVVGEVVNLRETISWFEKKPLFGRRILVTRDKHQAGELSEMLLELGAYVVEVPVIKIKAPPDYSLIDAAFEKPGGFDWIIFTSVNGAYGFMKRLILLDKDIRVIGNAKLAAIGPETANTLRAFQLKVDYVPSKYVAEEFVNQFPEDVRGKSILIPRALNARDVIPEGLRAKGAEVVVAPVYETVTNYDRTEDLRVQLSANNLDIVTLTSTSTVNSFIELAGNIELPKNITIACIGPITAQATRAHGLEPDIVAEDYTIEGLVQALLA
- a CDS encoding amidohydrolase family protein, giving the protein MPCDQTQYFGKVIDFHVHVYPDNVAQRAIENVYSANNLMPAYDGTIVGLLDMLEKDGVRLAVIAPIATKSSQVESINDWAASHTDSRIISFGGIHPGYKDVDGQIEKIISSGLPGIKIHSNWQDTYVDDPKMFPIYEAAQGRLILTLHAGNESTPFEIQRATPDRILRVHQNFPNLTINAAHMGGYLMWDLAEEYLVGKDIYFDTSACFGRGISKEQAFRIIRRHGAEHILFGTDAPLDRPSAIIRHLMELGLTDDEMELVLCKNAERLLGLSK
- the nadB gene encoding L-aspartate oxidase, translated to MIIDVDVLVLGTGIAGLSFALRASESGHVALVTKKSDTESNTNYAQGGIAAVMDPNDTFDAHIRDTHVAGAFICHEDAVEILVEEGPDRIRELMELGVRFTRSSTSPEPTRLDLGREGGHSTRRIVHAADLTGREIERALVSQVKGNYDIRVFEHDHAIDLITERVGDKIVCRGAHVLDSETGDVMSFRAKVTMLATGGLNRIYLHTTNPDIATGDGVAMAYRAGAVIANLEFIQFHPTTLYVENPEPGARSFLISEAVRGEGGILRLGSGETFMEKYHEMGCLAPRDVVARAIDSELKKSGDECVYLDVTHLDPEMVKHHFPYIYESCLKAGIDITRDWIPVVPAAHYSCGGVVVDTNGCTSIENLYACGEVSCTGVHGANRLASNSLLEAIVFARRASLDVEHKIGSIDYADVDEFPAGKHNKRIDPALIEEMIARLQKVMWKYVGIVRTNERLETALAEIRDIRRQADELYVSGRLTARLLEVRNMALTAELLILSALWRKESRGLHYNLDYPDLDDANFKRDTILVKNGQNLPEMAPTNG
- the hemC gene encoding hydroxymethylbilane synthase; the protein is MKEIVVGSRGSELALWQARYVVSRIIEANPGISCRIEVIKTTGDKIIDSPLAKIGDKGLFVKEIEMALIKGEIDLAVHSAKDLPSDMDKRLCIAAYTQREDPRDALISKVGKLSELPRGASVGTSSSRRRAQILHVRPDLNILDLRGNLDTRLKKLCGPEYDAIILACAGLRRLNLESRISEALSIDISIPAAGQGALAVQCRVGDHIADIVSSLDHAQTRRCLGAERALIAALGAGCRTPVGANAREINEILTLDAMVAAVDGSRVIRRSLSGNIDEWEDVGRRVADELLSAGAEGLLEEARRGATNDIGAAG